The proteins below are encoded in one region of Naumovozyma castellii chromosome 6, complete genome:
- the MET28 gene encoding Met28p (ancestral locus Anc_7.122), whose product MAVEAEAANHENISQHLQDLISKNSELGSRLLSLLLVSSGNSKEIINAINNGDLQSVQNLNLEKLSSTVKNAKENTEVKVEATSDELKLRQLEKKKKNTEASARFRIRKKQREQEKLEKLTELKSQIETLYTRIDTLVDENKYWKKRLQEVNEKKSKDLLDSIKRSNLSSSS is encoded by the coding sequence ATGGCCGTCGAAGCAGAAGCTGCTAATCATGAGAACATTTCTCAACATCTACAGGACTTGATATCTAAAAACTCAGAATTGGGTTCGCGACTATTATCTTTATTGTTGGTGAGTAGTGGTAATTCCAAAGAGATTATCAATGCTATTAATAATGGTGACTTGCAAAGTGTCCAGAATCTAAATCTGGAGAAACTGAGTTCAACAGTAAAAAATGCCAAGGAGAATACAGAAGTTAAAGTGGAAGCTACCAgtgatgaattgaaacttCGACAGctagagaagaaaaagaagaatactGAAGCTTCAGCAAGATTTAGAATACGGAAAAAGCAAAGAGAACAAgagaaattagaaaaattgaCAGAATTGAAAAGTCAAATAGAAACTCTATATACGAGGATTGATACCCTTGtggatgaaaataaatattggaagaagCGATTACAAGAAGTTAACGAGAAGAAGTCTAAAGATTTGCTGGACAGTATCAAAAGATCAAACCTCAGCAGTAGTTCATAA